A window from Primulina eburnea isolate SZY01 chromosome 2, ASM2296580v1, whole genome shotgun sequence encodes these proteins:
- the LOC140822799 gene encoding DExH-box ATP-dependent RNA helicase DExH12-like, with amino-acid sequence MAHQGGGGGGGGGGAEAHARFKQYEYRANSSLVLTTDSRPRDTHEPTGEPETLWGKIDPKSFGDRAYRDKPPEVEEKLNKSKKKKDREPAFDAATQPRSKRRRLQEESVLTSSDEGVYQPKTKETRAAYEAMLSVIQQQLGGQPLNIVSGAADEILAVLKSDNVKNPDKKKEIEKLLNPIPNHTFDQLVSYGRLITDYQDGGDAGDAAVNGDNGLDDDVGVAVEFEENEEEEEESDLDMVPEDEEEDDDITEVDGSGAMQMGGGIDDDDKLEANEGLNLNVQDIDAYWLQRNISQAYGQQIDPQQSQNLAEEVLKILAEGDDREVETKLLVHLQFDKFSLIKYLLRNRLKIVWCTRLARAEDQDKRKEIEEEMMGLGPDHISILDQLHATRATAKERQKNMEKSIREEARRLKDESGGDGERQRHKLVDRDADGDWLKGQRQLLDLESLAFNQGGLLMANKKCELPGGSCRYHRKGYDEVHVPALKPMPLAAGEELVQISKMPDWAQPAFKGMTHLNRIQSKVYDTALFSAENILLCAPTGAGKTNVAMLTILKQIALHMNDDGSIDHSNYKIVYVAPMKALVAEVVGNLSNRLEHYGVKVKELSGDQSLSRQQIEETQIIVTTPEKWDIITRKSGDRTYTQLVKLLIIDEIHLLHDNRGPVLESIIARTVRQVETTKEHIRLVGLSATLPNFEDVAVFLRVNLKKGLFHFDNSYRPVPLAQQYIGITVKKPLQRFQLMNDVCYDKVIDVAGKHQVLIFVHSRKETAKTARAIRDAALAKDTVGKFLKEDSASREILQSHTELVKSSDLKDLLPYGFAIHHAGMVRADRQIVEELFGDGHVQVLVSTATLAWGVNLPAHTVIIKGTQIYNPEKGAWTELSPLDVMQMLGRAGRPQYDSYGEGIIITGHSELKYYLSLMNQQLPIESQFISKLADQLNAEIVLGTVQNAREACKWLLYTYLFVRMVRNPTLYGLAPDILTRDRDLEERRADLIHSAATILDKNNLVKYDRKSGYFQVTDLGRIASYYYITHGTISTYNEHLKPTMGDIELCRLFSLSEEFKYVTVRQDEKMELAKLLDRVPIPIKESLEEPSAKINVLLQAYISQLKLEGLSLTSDMVFITQSAGRLMRALFEIVLKRGWSQLTEKALKLCKMVGKRMWSVQTPLRQFHGIPNEILMKLEKKDLSWARYYDLSSQEIGELIRFPKMGRTLHKFIHQFPKLNLAAQVQPITRSILRVELTITPDFQWDDKVHGYVEPFWVIVEDNDGEYILHHEYFMLKKQYIDEDHTLNFTVPIYEPLPPQYFINVVSDRWLGSQTVLPVSFRHLILPEKYPPPTELLDLQPLPVTALRNPAYEALYQQFKHFNPVQTQVFTILYNSDDNVLVAAPTGSGKTICAEFAVLRNHQKGSDSVMRAVYIAPLEALAKERYHDWKKFEEGLGMKVVELTGETATDLKLLEKGNLIISTPEKWDALSRRWKQRKYVQQVSLFIIDELHLIGGQGGPVLEIIVSRMRYIASQVENKIRIVALSTSLANTKDLGEWIGASSHGLFNFPPGVRPVPLEIHIQGIDIANFEARMQAMTKPTYTAVVQHAKNGKPAIVFVPTRKHARLTAVDLMTYSDVDSEEKSAFLLKSFEELEPFVSRIREPTLRETVRFGVGYLHEGITGTDRDIVKTLFETGWIQVCVMSSSMCWGLSLSAHLVVVMGTQYYDGRESAHSDYPVTDLLQMMGRASRPLVDNSGKCVILCHAPRKEYYKKFLYEAFPVESHLHHYLHDNLNAEVVVGVIQNKQDAVDYITWTFMYRRLAQNPNYYNLQGVSHRHLSDHLSELVESTLSDLEASKCVAVEDEFLLSPLNLGMIASYYYISYTTIERFSSSLSSKTKLKGLLEILASASEYEQLPIRPGEEEVIRKLINHQRFSFESPKFTDPHVKANALLQAHFSRQMIVGNMAADQQEVLIYASRLLQAMVDVISSSGWLSLALLTMEVSQMVTQGMWERDSMLLQLPHFTKELAKRCQENPGRSIETVFDLVEMEDEDRRELLQMSDSRLMDIARFCNRFPNIDLTYEVLDSDNIGAGEDISVHVSLERDLEGRTEVGPVDSPRYPKAKEEGWWLVVGDTKTNQLLAIKRVALQRKSRVKLDFTAPTEAGKKTYALYFMCDSYLGCDQEYSFTIDVKEAGAMEDDS; translated from the exons ATGGCACATcagggtggtggtggtggtggtggtggtggtggtgctgAGGCGCACGCCAGGTTCAAGCAATATGAGTATCGAGCCAACTCAAGCCTTGTACTCACTACTGACTCTCGCCCTCGTGACACCCATGAGCCTACTGGGGAGCCAGAAACTCTCTGGGGGAAGATTGATCCGAAATCATTCGGTGACCGAGCTTACAGGGATAAACCCCCTGAGGTAGAGGAGAAGCTTAATAAGTCCAAGAAGAAAAAAGATCGGGAGCCTGCTTTTGATGCTGCTACTCAGCCGAGGAGTAAGAGGAGGCGACTTCAAGAGGAGAGTGTTCTCACTTCCTCTGATGAAGGCGTTTACCAGCCCAAGACTAAGGAGACAAGGGCTGCTTACGAAGCCATGCTTAGTGTTATTCAGCAGCAGTTGGGTGGCCAGCCTTTGAATATTGTCAGTGGTGCTGCAGATGAGATCTTAGCAGTTCTTAAGAGTGATAATGTCAAGAATCCTGACAAGAAAAAGGAGATCGAGAAGTTGTTGAACCCTATACCAAACCATACTTTTGATCAGCTAGTGTCCTACGGGAGGCTCATTACTGATTACCAGGATGGCGGAGATGCTGGTGATGCTGCTGTTAATGGTGACAATGGCCTCGACGACGATGTTGGTGTTGCTGTTGAGTTTGAGGAAAATGAAGAGGAAGAGGAAGAGAGTGATCTTGATATGGTACCTGAGGATGAAGAGGAGGATGATGATATCACGGAAGTGGATGGTTCTGGTGCCATGCAGATGGGTGGTGGCATTGATGACGATGACAAGCTGGAAGCAAATGAGGGACTGAACTTAAACGTTCAGGATATTGATGCTTATTGGCTTCAACGAAATATCTCACAGGCTTATGGCCAGCAGATTGATCCGCAGCAAAGCCAGAATCTTGCTGAAGAGGTTCTTAAGATTCTAGCTGAAGGTGATGACCGTGAAGTTGAGACCAAGCTGTTGGTGCATCTGCAATTTGATAAATTTAGTctcatcaaatatttattgaggAACCGATTGAAAATTGTATGGTGTACTCGCTTGGCAAGGGCTGAAGATCAAGACAAAAGAAAGGAGATAGAAGAGGAAATGATGGGGCTGGGGCCGGATCACATTTCAATCCTGGATCAGTTGCATGCCACCAGGGCAACTGCAAAAGAGAGGCAGAAGAACATGGAGAAAAGCATTAGGGAGGAGGCCCGTAGGCTGAAGGATGAATCTGGTGGCGATGGTGAGCGCCAGCGTCATAAGCTTGTTGATAGAGATGCTGATGGTGATTGGTTGAAGGGGCAGCGGCAATTACTTGATCTTGAAAGCCTTGCCTTTAATCAAGGTGGGCTGTTGATGGCCAATAAGAAGTGTGAGCTTCCAGGGGGTTCTTGTAGATATCATAGAAAGGGGTACGACGAAGTTCATGTTCCAGCTTTAAAGCCAATGCCATTGGCTGCAGGTGAAGAACTTGTGCAGATCTCTAAGATGCCAGACTGGGCACAGCCAGCCTTCAAAGGAATGACCCATTTGAACAGGATCCAGAGTAAAGTTTACGATACTGCACTATTCTCTGCAGAAAATATCTTGCTATGTGCTCCCACTGGGGCTGGCAAAACAAATGTTGCTATGCTCACCATACTTAAACAGATTGCATTACATATGAATGATGATGGATCCATTGATCATAGCAATTATAAAATTGTCTATGTTGCACCGATGAAGGCACTGGTTGCCGAGGTTGTTGGAAATCTTTCCAATCGACTAGAGCATTATGGTGTCAAGGTTAAAGAACTGAGTGGAGACCAGTCATTGAGTCGCCAGCAAATTGAAGAAACTCAGATTATAGTGACAACCCCTGAGAAGTGGGATATCATTACTAGAAAATCCGGTGATCGCACTTATACACAGCTTGTGAAGCTTCTCATTATCGATGAGATTCATCTTCTGCACGACAATAGAGGTCCTGTCCTAGAAAGTATCATTGCGAGAACTGTGCGGCAAGTTGAAACGACCAAGGAGCACATTCGTTTGGTCGGGCTATCAGCTACACTTCCAAATTTTGAAGATGTTGCTGTATTTTTGCGTGTCAACTTAAAGAAGGGTCTATTCCATTTTGATAATAGCTACAGGCCGGTGCCTCTGGCTCAACAGTATATTGGAATCACAGTAAAGAAGCCACTGCAGAGATTCCAGTTGATGAATGATGTGTGTTATGATAAAGTGATCGATGTTGCAGGAAAGCATCAAGTGCTCATCTTTGTGCACTCAAGGAAGGAGACTGCTAAAACTGCTCGTGCTATTCGTGATGCAGCCCTTGCTAAGGACACTGTTGGTAAATTCTTGAAAGAAGACAGTGCAAGCCGTGAAATTCTTCAGTCTCACACGGAGCTGGTGAAGAGCAGTGATCTCAAGGACCTATTGCCATATGGTTTTGCAATTCATCATGCAGGGATGGTTAGAGCTGATCGTCAGATTGTTGAGGAACTTTTTGGAGATGGACATGTACAAGTCTTGGTTTCAACTGCGACTCTAGCCTGGGGTGTCAATTTACCTGCTCATACCGTGATTATTAAAGGCACTCAAATCTACAATCCTGAGAAAGGAGCATGGACAGAATTAAGCCCTCTAGATGTCATGCAGATGCTTGGTCGAGCTGGAAGACCTCAATACGATTCGTATGGTGAAGGAATAATTATAACTGGCCATAGTGAACTTAAGTACTATCTGTCTTTGATGAATCAGCAGCTTCCTATTGAAAGCCAATTCATATCTAAATTGGCTGATCAATTGAATGCCGAAATTGTCCTGGGAACTGTGCAGAATGCCAGAGAAGCTTGCAAATGGCTCTTGTACACTTACCTTTTTGTACGGATGGTACGGAATCCAACATTATATGGTTTGGCACCCGATATTCTCACTAGAGATCGAGATTTGGAGGAAAGAAGAGCTGATCTG ATTCATTCAGCAGCTACAATATTGGACAAGAATAATCTGGTGAAGTATGATAGAAAGAGTGGATATTTCCAGGTCACTGACTTGGGTCGAATTGCCAGTTATTACTATATAACTCATGGAACAATATCCACGTATAATGAACATTTGAAGCCAACAATGGGTGATATTGAACTTTGTCGTCTATTTTCTCTCAGTGAAGAGTTCAAATATGTAACTGTGAGACAAGATGAGAAGATGGAACTAGCTAAGCTTTTAGACCGAGTCCCTATTCCAATCAAAGAGAGTCTTGAGGAGCCTAGTGCCAAGATCAATGTTCTGCTTCAAGCGTATATTTCGCAGCTGAAGCTCGAAGGGTTGTCATTAACCTCCGACATGGTTTTTATTACTCAG AGTGCTGGACGTCTAATGCGAGCACTGTTTGAGATAGTTCTGAAAAGGGGATGGTCTCAGTTGACTGAGAAGGCTTTAAAATTGTGCAAAATGGTAGGCAAGAGGATGTGGAGCGTCCAGACACCACTTCGTCAGTTTCATGGTATTCCGAATGAAATTTTAATGAAGTTGGAAAAGAAAGATCTGTCTTGGGCAAGGTACTATGATCTCTCTTCACAGGAGATTGGAGAACTTATTCGTTTTCCTAAGATGGGAAGAACACTTCATAAGTTTATTCATCAGTTTCCGAAGCTTAATCTTGCAGCACAAGTTCAACCAATCACTCGCTCTATATTGAGGGTGGAACTAACCATTACGCCCGACTTCCAATGGGATGACAAAGTCCATGGGTATGTGGAGCCCTTTTGGGTCATTGTCGAGGATAATGATGGCGAGTATATTCTTCACCACGAATATTTCATGTTGAAGAAACAGTATATCGATGAAGATCACACTCTGAATTTCACAGTTCCCATTTATGAACCACTACCTCCTCAGTACTTCATCAATGTTGTGTCAGATAGATGGTTGGGATCGCAGACTGTTCTGCCTGTTTCATTTAGGCACCTTATTTTGCCTGAAAAATATCCTCCCCCAACAGAATTACTGGATTTGCAACCCCTTCCTGTGACAGCATTGAGAAACCCAGCTTATGAAGCCCTCTATCAACAATTCAAGCATTTCAATCCTGTCCAGACCCAGGTTTTCACAATCTTGTATAATTCAGATGATAATGTGTTGGTTGCTGCTCCTACTGGTAGCGGGAAGACCATATGTGCTGAATTTGCTGTTCTAAGGAATCATCAGAAAGGATCTGATAGTGTCATGCGCGCTGTCTATATTGCTCCTCTTGAAGCTCTTGCGAAGGAACGTTATCATGATTGGAAGAAGtttgaagagggccttggaatGAAGGTCGTTGAGTTAACTGGTGAAACTGCAACTGACTTGAAACTCCTGGAGAAAGGTAATTTAATTATCAGCACTCCTGAGAAATGGGATGCTTTATCTCGCCGATGGAAACAACGGAAATATGTTCAGCAGGTTAGCCTCTTTATTATTGATGAACTCCATTTGATCGGAGGTCAAGGTGGCCCTGTCTTGGAGATTATAGTCTCGAGAATGAGATATATTGCTAGTCAGGTGGAGAACAAAATTCGTATTGTGGCGTTGTCAACATCTCTTGCAAATACCAAGGATTTGGGAGAATGGATTGGTGCTTCCTCTCACGGTCTTTTCAATTTTCCTCCTGGTGTGAGGCCCGTGCCTCTGGAAATTCACATCCAGGGTATTGACATTGCTAATTTTGAAGCAAGGATGCAAGCTATGACTAAGCCTACATACACTGCAGTTGTACAGCATGCTAAGAATGGAAAACCTGCAATTGTATTTGTTCCTACCAGGAAGCATGCCCGTCTCACTGCTGTGGATCTCATGACATATTCTGACGTGGACAGTGAGGAAAAATCAGCCTTCTTATTGAAATCTTTTGAAGAGCTGGAGCCTTTTGTTAGCAGGATTAGGGAACCTACATTGAGGGAGACAGTTCGGTTTGGTGTAGGCTATTTGCATGAGGGGATAACCGGCACAGACCGAGATATAGTGAAGACACTGTTTGAAACAGGATGGATTCAAGTCTGTGTGATGAGCAGTTCAATGTGTTGGGGACTCTCTTTGTCTGCACATCTGGTGGTGGTTATGGGAACTCAGTATTATGATGGCAGGGAGAGTGCTCACTCAGATTACCCAGTCACTGATTTATTGCAGATGATGGGTCGTGCCAGTCGACCTCTTGTGGATAACTCTGGAAAATGTGTCATTCTTTGTCATGCTCCGCGTAAAGAATACTACAAGAAATTCTTGTATGAAGCCTTTCCCGTGGAAAGCCATTTGCATCATTATTTGCATGATAATCTGAACGCAGAGGTTGTGGTTGGAGTGATTCAAAACAAACAAGATGCTGTGGACTACATCACTTGGACATTTATGTACAGAAGGCTGGCTCAGAATCCAAACTATTATAATCTTCAGGGTGTTAGTCACAGGCACCTGTCAGATCATCTCTCCGAACTTGTGGAAAGCACACTCAGTGATCTAGAAGCAAGTAAATGCGTTGCCGTTGAGGATGAATTTTTGTTGTCACCATTGAATCTTGGCATGATTGCTTCTTATTATTACATCAGTTATACTACAATTGAGCGCTTTAGTTCGTCTCTGTCTTCCAAAACAAAGTTGAAGGGTCTACTGGAGATATTAGCTTCAGCTTCAGAATATGAACAACTTCCGATACGGCCTGGTGAGGAAGAAGTGATAAGGAAGCTAATCAATCACCAACGATTCTCCTTTGAAAGCCCAAAATTCACAGATCCACATGTGAAGGCCAATGCTCTGCTGCAAGCTCACTTCTCTAGGCAAATGATTGTTGGAAATATGGCGGCTGACCAGCAAGAGGTCCTAATTTATGCTTCTAGGCTACTTCAAGCCATGGTTGATGTTATTTCCAGCAGTGGATGGCTTAGCCTGGCCCTCCTGACCATGGAAGTAAGTCAGATGGTGACACAGGGAATGTGGGAGCGTGATTCGATGCTCCTCCAACTTCCCCATTTCACGAAGGAATTAGCAAAGAGGTGTCAGGAAAATCCCGGGAGGAGTATCGAGACCGTCTTTGATCTGGTGGAAATGGAGGACGAAGACAGGCGAGAACTCCTGCAGATGTCAGACTCGCGGTTGATGGATATTGCAAGGTTCTGCAACCGTTTCCCAAACATTGATTTGACCTATGAGGTGCTGGATAGTGATAATATAGGAGCTGGAGAAGACATTAGTGTTCACGTAAGTCTTGAGAGAGATCTTGAAGGACGGACAGAGGTTGGACCTGTAGATTCCCCTAGATATCCTAAAGcaaaagaagaaggatggtggCTGGTTGTTGGTGATACTAAAACTAATCAGCTGCTTGCTATTAAAAGAGTTGCTCTCCAAAGGAAGTCCAGGGTCAAACTAGATTTTACTGCTCCTACAGAAGCTGGGAAGAAAACATACGCACTCTATTTTATGTGTGATTCTTATTTGGGCTGTGATCAAGAGTATAGCTTCACGATTGATGTTAAGGAAGCAGGTGCTATGGAAGATGACAGTTAG
- the LOC140822800 gene encoding uncharacterized protein isoform X1, producing MAGADLQQETDCNFEWDETSQLYCHASSGFYHDPQAGWYYSSRDGLYYKFENGNYVLLGSKLYAATKCTFWKFDYEPLFPDIWLASHWQDADQPEILDSARKGDTHEAKTSGEEVSDEPVQDPSECNYSDPSEYPPPPSEWLEDTLIDMYLSGYSNLTANTTSSDVKIPLDANNMYLSGGEDTEEHEEGEWIPDDPNFLSNLSKYSSDEGMSQSQEEENWRAQYGQISQIDERVSDFHVVNIWDWALVKETKKDGKTEVSRLVGRLMKHSLKFHPAVPSGGGKLKTAPICDVYLDMVRVTTGRIYRLKIPSLQYVTSLSTYDASNPTKDWDFPKLSIDNRTNKLPNHDQESKSQSLDALDYQKDMFMSSAKPSSSSKDHIYRDRAAERRALHGGFGVGIGQKSSVTCSDSIPSSPNYLNPEEAASEALNNSFGERSYARKILENMGWKEGEALGGSMKGLTEPIQAIGNKGNAGLGWNNGRRK from the exons ATGGCGGGAGCTGACTTGCAGCAGGAAACTGATTGTAACTTTGAGTGGGATGAAACCTCTCAGCTTTACTGCCACGCCAG CTCTGGATTTTACCATGACCCACAAGCAGGCTGGTATTATAGCAGCCGGGATGGACTTTATTACAAATTTGAAAATGGAAATTATGTCCTACTCGGATCCAAACTG TACGCTGCCACCAAATGTACTTTTTGGAAATTTGATTACGAGCCTCTATTCCCTGATATCTGGCTTGCAAGTCATTGGCAG GATGCAGATCAACCTGAAATTCTTGATTCTGCTCGTAAAGGAGACACACATGAAGCTAAAACTAGTGGAGAAGAAGTTTCCGATGAGCCCGTGCAAG ATCCCTCAGAATGTAATTACAGTGACCCATCAGAGTATCCACCTCCACCATCAGAATG GCTGGAGGACACTCTTATTGATATGTACTTATCAGGTTATTCCAATCTAACAGCGAATACCACTTCATCTGATGTGAAAATTCCCTTGGACGCTAACAACATGTACTTATCAG GAGGTGAAGATACTGAAGAACATGAAGAAGGCGAGTGGATCCCTGATGACCCCAATTTTTTGAGTAATCTGAGCAAATATAGTTCAGATGAAG GGATGTCTCAGAGTCAGGAAGAAGAGAATTGGCGTGCTCAGTACGGTCAAATCAGTCAAATAGATGAAAGGGTGTCAGATTTTCACGTGGTGAATATATGGGATTGGGCTTTGGTcaaagaaacaaaaaaagaTGGAAAGACTGAGGTGTCTAGGCTAGTTGGCAGACTGATGAAGCACTCTTTAAAGTTCCATCCAGCAGTGCCTTCTGGTGGTGGTAAACTGAAAACGGCTCCAATTTGTGACGTGTATCTCGATATGGTACGAGTGACAACAG GACGGATATACAGATTGAAGATTCCAAGTTTGCAATATGTGACATCCTTGTCAACATATGATGCTTCCAACCCAACAAAAGATTGGGATTTTCCAAAATTATCGATTGATAACCGTACAAACAAGTTACCAAATCATGATCAGGAATCTAAATCTCAGAGCTTGGATGCTCTTGATTACCAAAAGGACATGTTTATGTCATCAGCAAAACCTAGCTCATCTAGCAAG GATCATATTTACCGGGACAGAGCTGCTGAAAGAAGAGCGTTGCATGGTGGCTTTGGTGTAGGAATAGGACAAAAGAGTTCTGTTACTTGTTCTGATTCTATCCCATCATCTCCAAATTATTTAAATCCGGAAGAAGCGGCTTCCGAAGCATTAAACAATTCGTTTGGGGAAAGAAGTTATGCCAGAAAAATTCTAGAAAACATGGGCTGGAAGGAG GGTGAGGCACTTGGAGGTAGCATGAAGGGTTTGACAGAACCAATACAAGCAATTGGGAACAAGGGTAATGCTGGTTTAGGTTGGAATAATGGCAGAAGAAAATAA
- the LOC140822800 gene encoding uncharacterized protein isoform X2 gives MAGADLQQETDCNFEWDETSQLYCHASSGFYHDPQAGWYYSSRDGLYYKFENGNYVLLGSKLDADQPEILDSARKGDTHEAKTSGEEVSDEPVQDPSECNYSDPSEYPPPPSEWLEDTLIDMYLSGYSNLTANTTSSDVKIPLDANNMYLSGGEDTEEHEEGEWIPDDPNFLSNLSKYSSDEGMSQSQEEENWRAQYGQISQIDERVSDFHVVNIWDWALVKETKKDGKTEVSRLVGRLMKHSLKFHPAVPSGGGKLKTAPICDVYLDMVRVTTGRIYRLKIPSLQYVTSLSTYDASNPTKDWDFPKLSIDNRTNKLPNHDQESKSQSLDALDYQKDMFMSSAKPSSSSKDHIYRDRAAERRALHGGFGVGIGQKSSVTCSDSIPSSPNYLNPEEAASEALNNSFGERSYARKILENMGWKEGEALGGSMKGLTEPIQAIGNKGNAGLGWNNGRRK, from the exons ATGGCGGGAGCTGACTTGCAGCAGGAAACTGATTGTAACTTTGAGTGGGATGAAACCTCTCAGCTTTACTGCCACGCCAG CTCTGGATTTTACCATGACCCACAAGCAGGCTGGTATTATAGCAGCCGGGATGGACTTTATTACAAATTTGAAAATGGAAATTATGTCCTACTCGGATCCAAACTG GATGCAGATCAACCTGAAATTCTTGATTCTGCTCGTAAAGGAGACACACATGAAGCTAAAACTAGTGGAGAAGAAGTTTCCGATGAGCCCGTGCAAG ATCCCTCAGAATGTAATTACAGTGACCCATCAGAGTATCCACCTCCACCATCAGAATG GCTGGAGGACACTCTTATTGATATGTACTTATCAGGTTATTCCAATCTAACAGCGAATACCACTTCATCTGATGTGAAAATTCCCTTGGACGCTAACAACATGTACTTATCAG GAGGTGAAGATACTGAAGAACATGAAGAAGGCGAGTGGATCCCTGATGACCCCAATTTTTTGAGTAATCTGAGCAAATATAGTTCAGATGAAG GGATGTCTCAGAGTCAGGAAGAAGAGAATTGGCGTGCTCAGTACGGTCAAATCAGTCAAATAGATGAAAGGGTGTCAGATTTTCACGTGGTGAATATATGGGATTGGGCTTTGGTcaaagaaacaaaaaaagaTGGAAAGACTGAGGTGTCTAGGCTAGTTGGCAGACTGATGAAGCACTCTTTAAAGTTCCATCCAGCAGTGCCTTCTGGTGGTGGTAAACTGAAAACGGCTCCAATTTGTGACGTGTATCTCGATATGGTACGAGTGACAACAG GACGGATATACAGATTGAAGATTCCAAGTTTGCAATATGTGACATCCTTGTCAACATATGATGCTTCCAACCCAACAAAAGATTGGGATTTTCCAAAATTATCGATTGATAACCGTACAAACAAGTTACCAAATCATGATCAGGAATCTAAATCTCAGAGCTTGGATGCTCTTGATTACCAAAAGGACATGTTTATGTCATCAGCAAAACCTAGCTCATCTAGCAAG GATCATATTTACCGGGACAGAGCTGCTGAAAGAAGAGCGTTGCATGGTGGCTTTGGTGTAGGAATAGGACAAAAGAGTTCTGTTACTTGTTCTGATTCTATCCCATCATCTCCAAATTATTTAAATCCGGAAGAAGCGGCTTCCGAAGCATTAAACAATTCGTTTGGGGAAAGAAGTTATGCCAGAAAAATTCTAGAAAACATGGGCTGGAAGGAG GGTGAGGCACTTGGAGGTAGCATGAAGGGTTTGACAGAACCAATACAAGCAATTGGGAACAAGGGTAATGCTGGTTTAGGTTGGAATAATGGCAGAAGAAAATAA
- the LOC140824531 gene encoding short-chain dehydrogenase TIC 32 A, chloroplastic, whose protein sequence is MCSVYLMFSTIVTIILNCKVLFLAPMMKETLRYLAGIAGPSGYGSKTTAEEIARDCCGSMPADSQLTAIVTGATSGIGAETARVLAKKGVKIIIPARNLRKAEIVKENIRKENPESEVTIMEIDLSSFSSIQTFCSDFLSSRSPLHILINNAGKYSHKLEFSEDKFELTFATNYLGHFVLTEMLLGKMVETASETGIQGRIVNVTSVIHSWVKTSDFCFTELLNPKSYNGTLAYAQSKLANILHAKELARQLKARHANVTINAVHPGIVKTEIVRDYRGFFTDSLYFMASKLLKSISQGAATTCYVALSPHIACLSGRYFVDCNESRCSDLANDEIEARKLWNQTRALIQRRLLQPPVEASVTN, encoded by the exons ATGTGTAGTGtgtatttaatgttttccacTATAGTCACAATAATCTTGAACTGTAAGGTTCTATTTTTGGCTCCTATGATGAAGGAAACACTGAGGTATTTGGCAGGAATCGCTGGCCCTAGCGGATATGGTTCGAAAACAACTGCCGAGGAAATCGCGAGAGATTGCTGTGGTTCAATGCCTGCTGATTCTCAACTCACTGCAATTGTCACCG GTGCGACATCCGGTATCGGTGCTGAAACGGCAAGAGTGCTGGCCAAAAAGGGTGTGAAAATAATAATTCCGGCAAGGAATTTGAGGAAGGCGGAAATTGTGAAGGAAAATATAAGGAAAGAAAATCCGGAAAGTGAAGTAACAATAATGGAGATAGACTTGAGCTCATTTTCTTCCATCCAGACATTTTGTTCCGATTTCTTATCTTCAAGATCACCACTCCATATCCTCAT AAACAATGCTGGCAAATATTCACACAAATTGGAGTTTTCTGAGGACAAATTTGAGCTGACTTTCGCGACAAATTACCTAG GTCATTTTGTGTTAACGGAGATGCTACTCGGAAAAATGGTGGAGACGGCATCGGAAACCGGGATTCAAGGGAGAATAGTGAATGTTACCTCAGTAATTCACAGCTGGGTTAAAACTAGTGATTTTTGCTTCACCGAATTGCTTAATCCTAAGAG TTATAATGGCACTCTCGCTTACGCTCAATCAAAGCTGGCCAACATATTACATGCCAAGGAATTAGCAAGGCAGCTTAAG GCGAGGCACGCAAACGTGACAATCAATGCAGTGCATCCAGGAATTGTGAAGACTGAGATTGTCAGAGATTACAGAGGATTTTTCACAG ATTCTCTTTATTTTATGGCATCCAAGTTGCTGAAATCAATATCACAG GGAGCAGCAACAACGTGCTACGTTGCATTAAGCCCACATATAGCTTGCCTCAGCGGCCGGTACTTTGTGGACTGTAACGAGAGTCGTTGCTCGGACTTGGCAAACGACGAAATCGAAGCTCGGAAGCTATGGAACCAAACCCGGGCTTTGATACAAAGGCGGTTGCTTCAACCACCTGTGGAAGCCTCCGTCACAAATTGA